A single genomic interval of Caretta caretta isolate rCarCar2 chromosome 23, rCarCar1.hap1, whole genome shotgun sequence harbors:
- the FOSB gene encoding protein FosB isoform X2, which translates to MYQGFPGDYDSTSRCSSSPSAESQYLSSVDSFGSPTGAAASQECSGLGEMPGSFVPTVTAITTSQDLQWLVQPTLISSMAQSQPQGQQMSHQQPPPPAVDPYDLPGTSYSTPGMGAYSAGPSTAEAAAPSSRSARARPRRTREETLTPEEEEKRRVRRERNKLAAAKCRNRRRELTDRLQVETDQLEEEKAGLESEIAELQKEKERLEFVLVAHKPGCKIPYEDMPELGGQPGPSAEVSSLGMPVKDDPFGPAAYPSVPLQYQQSLGMPAPGAPGPAERDLPAEPHTSGTAAATSPRTP; encoded by the exons ATGTATCAGGGCTTCCCCGGAGACTACGACTCCACCTCCCGGTGCAGCTCGTCCCCTTCGGCCGAGTCCCAGTACCTGTCCTCGGTGGATTCCTTCGGGAGCCCCACGGGCGCCGCCGCCTCGCAG GAGTGCAGTGGCCTCGGGGAGATGCCCGGATCCTTTGTGCCCACAGTCACCGCCATAACAACTAGCCAGGACCTGCAGTGGTTGGTGCAGCCCACTCTGATCTCTTCCATGGCCCAGTCGCAGCCTCAGGGCCAACAGATGTCTcaccagcagccgccgccgcctgcAGTGGACCCCTATGACCTGCCCGGGACCAGCTATTCCACCCCAGGGATGGGCGCCTACAGCGCTGGCCCCTCAACAGCCGAAGCAGCCGCCCCATCGTCCCGCTCGGCTCGGGCTCGGCCCCGGAGGACACGGGAGGAAACG CTGAcgccggaggaggaggagaagcgaCGCGTCCGCAGGGAGAGGAACAAGCTGGCAGCGGCCAAGTGCCGGAACCGGCGCCGGGAGCTGACAGAccgactccaggtg gagACAGACCAGCTGGAGGAAGAGAAGGCAGGGCTGGAGTCCGAGATCGCAGAGCTGCAGAAGGAAAAAGAGCGCCTGGAATTTGTCCTCGTAGCTCACAAACCGGGCTGCAAAATCCCTTACGAGGACATGCCTGAGCTGGGCGGTCAGCCTGGCCCGTCAGCTGAGGTGAGCTCTTTGGGGATGCCTGTTAAGGACGACCCGTTCGGGCCAGCTGCCTACCCATCTGTGCCCCTCCAGTACCAGCAGAGCCTGGGCATGCCAGCACCGGGCGCACCGGGCCCAGCGGAG AGGGATCTACCTGCGGAGCCACACACCAGCGGAACAGCAGCAGCGACCAGTCCTCGGACTCCTTGA
- the FOSB gene encoding protein FosB isoform X1, whose protein sequence is MYQGFPGDYDSTSRCSSSPSAESQYLSSVDSFGSPTGAAASQECSGLGEMPGSFVPTVTAITTSQDLQWLVQPTLISSMAQSQPQGQQMSHQQPPPPAVDPYDLPGTSYSTPGMGAYSAGPSTAEAAAPSSRSARARPRRTREETLTPEEEEKRRVRRERNKLAAAKCRNRRRELTDRLQVETDQLEEEKAGLESEIAELQKEKERLEFVLVAHKPGCKIPYEDMPELGGQPGPSAEVSSLGMPVKDDPFGPAAYPSVPLQYQQSLGMPAPGAPGPAEVAFSSSYFTHGEPLSDPYPVNPSYTSSFVFTYPEGSTCGATHQRNSSSDQSSDSLNSPSLLAL, encoded by the exons ATGTATCAGGGCTTCCCCGGAGACTACGACTCCACCTCCCGGTGCAGCTCGTCCCCTTCGGCCGAGTCCCAGTACCTGTCCTCGGTGGATTCCTTCGGGAGCCCCACGGGCGCCGCCGCCTCGCAG GAGTGCAGTGGCCTCGGGGAGATGCCCGGATCCTTTGTGCCCACAGTCACCGCCATAACAACTAGCCAGGACCTGCAGTGGTTGGTGCAGCCCACTCTGATCTCTTCCATGGCCCAGTCGCAGCCTCAGGGCCAACAGATGTCTcaccagcagccgccgccgcctgcAGTGGACCCCTATGACCTGCCCGGGACCAGCTATTCCACCCCAGGGATGGGCGCCTACAGCGCTGGCCCCTCAACAGCCGAAGCAGCCGCCCCATCGTCCCGCTCGGCTCGGGCTCGGCCCCGGAGGACACGGGAGGAAACG CTGAcgccggaggaggaggagaagcgaCGCGTCCGCAGGGAGAGGAACAAGCTGGCAGCGGCCAAGTGCCGGAACCGGCGCCGGGAGCTGACAGAccgactccaggtg gagACAGACCAGCTGGAGGAAGAGAAGGCAGGGCTGGAGTCCGAGATCGCAGAGCTGCAGAAGGAAAAAGAGCGCCTGGAATTTGTCCTCGTAGCTCACAAACCGGGCTGCAAAATCCCTTACGAGGACATGCCTGAGCTGGGCGGTCAGCCTGGCCCGTCAGCTGAGGTGAGCTCTTTGGGGATGCCTGTTAAGGACGACCCGTTCGGGCCAGCTGCCTACCCATCTGTGCCCCTCCAGTACCAGCAGAGCCTGGGCATGCCAGCACCGGGCGCACCGGGCCCAGCGGAGGTAGCGTTTTCTAGTTCTTACTTTACACATGGTGAGCCGCTGAGCGACCCGTACCCTGTTAACCCTTCATATACATCTTCGTTTGTGTTCACCTACCCAGAGGGATCTACCTGCGGAGCCACACACCAGCGGAACAGCAGCAGCGACCAGTCCTCGGACTCCTTGAATTCTCCCTCGCTACTCGCTTTGTGA